The following coding sequences lie in one Streptomyces sp. NBC_00510 genomic window:
- a CDS encoding isoprenyl transferase: MAVRGILSRPRREYRAPDPHPSGAQPPKIPGELVPQHVAIVMDGNGRWAKERGLPRTEGHKVGETVVLDVLKGCLELGVKNLSLYAFSTENWKRSPDEVRFLMNFNRDVIHRRRDEMHEMGIRIRWAGRMPRLWKSVVKELQVAEEMTRDNDAMTLYMCVNYGGRAEIADAAARLAEDIKAGRLDPSKVNEKTLAKYMYHPDMPDVDLFVRPSGEQRTSNFLIWQSAYAEMVFQDVLWPDFDRRDLWRACLEYASRDRRFGGALPNEQPPATESDADTE, translated from the coding sequence ATGGCAGTACGCGGGATTCTGAGCCGTCCCCGGCGCGAGTACCGGGCTCCCGACCCGCACCCGTCCGGCGCGCAGCCCCCCAAGATCCCAGGTGAGCTGGTCCCCCAGCACGTGGCCATCGTGATGGACGGCAACGGCCGCTGGGCCAAGGAGCGCGGCCTGCCCCGCACCGAGGGGCACAAGGTCGGCGAGACCGTCGTGCTGGACGTCCTCAAGGGCTGCCTGGAGCTGGGGGTCAAGAACCTCTCCCTGTACGCCTTCTCGACCGAGAACTGGAAGCGCTCGCCCGACGAGGTCCGCTTCCTGATGAACTTCAACCGGGACGTCATCCACCGCCGCCGCGACGAGATGCACGAGATGGGCATCCGCATCCGCTGGGCCGGGCGCATGCCCCGGCTGTGGAAGTCGGTCGTCAAGGAGCTCCAGGTCGCGGAGGAGATGACCCGCGACAACGACGCGATGACGCTGTACATGTGCGTCAACTACGGCGGCCGTGCCGAGATCGCCGACGCGGCGGCGCGCCTGGCCGAGGACATAAAGGCGGGTCGCCTCGATCCCTCCAAGGTCAACGAGAAGACCCTCGCCAAGTACATGTACCACCCGGACATGCCGGACGTGGACCTGTTCGTCCGCCCCTCCGGCGAGCAGCGCACCTCCAACTTCCTGATCTGGCAGTCCGCCTACGCCGAGATGGTCTTCCAGGACGTCCTCTGGCCGGACTTCGACCGCCGCGACCTGTGGCGCGCGTGCCTGGAGTACGCCTCCCGCGACCGCCGTTTCGGCGGCGCGCTGCCCAACGAGCAGCCGCCGGCGACGGAGAGCGACGCGGACACCGAGTAG
- a CDS encoding transcriptional repressor, whose translation MTTAKPPVRGRSTRQRAAVAAALAEVDEFRSAQELHDLLKHRGDSVGLTTVYRTLQSLADAGEIDVLRTGEGESVYRRCSSGHHHHLVCRICGKAVEVEGPAVEKWADTIAEEHGFVDVAHTVEIFGTCADCAGCGGPAAN comes from the coding sequence GTGACGACCGCCAAGCCCCCCGTCCGCGGACGATCGACCCGGCAGCGTGCCGCCGTCGCCGCGGCCCTCGCCGAGGTCGACGAGTTCCGCAGCGCCCAGGAACTGCACGACCTCCTCAAGCACCGGGGTGACTCGGTCGGCCTCACCACGGTCTACCGCACGCTGCAGTCCCTCGCCGACGCCGGCGAGATCGACGTCCTGCGCACCGGGGAGGGCGAGTCCGTCTACCGGCGCTGCAGCAGCGGTCACCACCACCACCTGGTCTGCCGCATCTGCGGCAAGGCGGTCGAGGTCGAGGGTCCCGCGGTCGAGAAGTGGGCCGACACCATCGCCGAGGAGCACGGCTTCGTCGACGTCGCCCACACCGTGGAGATCTTCGGGACCTGCGCCGACTGCGCCGGCTGCGGCGGCCCCGCCGCGAACTGA
- a CDS encoding metal ABC transporter permease — protein sequence MELFSYAFMQRALIAAVLVGITAPAIGIYLVQRRQALMGDGIGHVALTGVGLGFLLSTNPVWMATAVSVAGAVVMELIRWYGRTRGDIALAMLFYGGMAAGVLFTSLAPNGSNANLLTYLFGSITTVSPQDITAICLLAGFVVLVTVGLRRQLFAVSQDEEFARVTGLPVRLLNLLVAVTAAVTVTVAMRVVGLLLVSALMVIPVAASQQIARSFATAFALSVVIGVTVAFSGTVTSYYADVPSGATIVLLAIGVFVTLTLLAAPLAKKRARRAAEDGTRCTLEVPAARPTEDDVRV from the coding sequence ATGGAGCTGTTCTCCTACGCCTTCATGCAGCGGGCGCTGATCGCCGCCGTCCTCGTGGGCATCACCGCCCCCGCGATCGGCATCTACCTCGTCCAGCGCCGCCAGGCCCTCATGGGCGACGGCATCGGCCACGTCGCCCTCACCGGCGTCGGCCTCGGCTTCCTGCTCAGCACCAACCCGGTGTGGATGGCGACGGCCGTGTCGGTCGCGGGCGCCGTCGTCATGGAACTCATCCGCTGGTACGGCAGGACGCGCGGCGACATCGCGCTCGCCATGCTCTTCTACGGCGGCATGGCGGCCGGCGTGCTGTTCACCTCGCTCGCGCCGAACGGCTCCAACGCCAACCTGCTCACCTACCTGTTCGGCTCCATCACCACCGTCTCCCCGCAGGACATCACCGCGATCTGCCTGCTGGCCGGCTTCGTGGTGCTGGTCACCGTGGGCCTGCGGCGGCAGCTGTTCGCGGTCTCCCAGGACGAGGAGTTCGCCCGGGTGACCGGCCTGCCGGTGCGGCTGCTGAACCTGCTGGTCGCCGTCACCGCGGCGGTCACGGTCACGGTCGCCATGCGGGTCGTCGGACTGCTGCTGGTCAGCGCGCTGATGGTGATCCCGGTCGCCGCCTCCCAGCAGATCGCCCGCAGCTTCGCCACGGCCTTCGCGCTGTCGGTCGTGATCGGCGTGACGGTCGCCTTCTCCGGCACGGTGACCTCGTACTACGCCGACGTGCCCTCAGGGGCGACCATCGTGCTGCTGGCCATCGGTGTCTTCGTCACGCTGACGCTGCTGGCCGCGCCGCTGGCGAAAAAGCGTGCACGCCGTGCCGCGGAGGACGGAACACGGTGCACCCTGGAGGTACCCGCGGCGCGTCCCACCGAGGACGACGTCCGGGTATGA